In the Syntrophus aciditrophicus SB genome, AGCGGATCGTGCTCAATCTCACGGAAGTTGATTTTATCGACAGCAGCGGCCTTGGCGCTATTGTTTCAAGCCTCAAAAAGATTGGAACGGAAGGTGATCTTGTGATCTGCGCCGTTAAGGAGACGGTCATGAGTCTGTTCCGCCTGACCCGCATGAATCGGGTATTCGATATTTTTCCGTCAGAAGATGAGGCCGTCAGATCTCTTTCCGGAAAGGCTTGAAAAATGGAACCGGCGGGCAGCAATATCAAGTTGATGATTGAAAGCAGAATAGAGAATGTTTCTCTCGTTGGAGAGGCCGTGCGAGGCATCGCCAATGCGTTGTCTCTCGACGAACTCAGTTGCTATCAGCTTGAGCTTTGTGTCGTGGAAGCGGTAAG is a window encoding:
- a CDS encoding STAS domain-containing protein; the protein is MQLHQTKNGDVLIVKPLEKRIDAATATEFKEKMSNWIGAGNKRIVLNLTEVDFIDSSGLGAIVSSLKKIGTEGDLVICAVKETVMSLFRLTRMNRVFDIFPSEDEAVRSLSGKA